TAGTGTGGCAATGTAGAAGAACAGCTCAAATTTGTGACGAGCTTAGAAAAAAAGAAGGTTTAGTTGAATATATAAAAGGAAATACAGGATTGGTATTAGACGCATACTTCTCTGGAACAAAAATCAAATGGATATTAGATAACGTTGAAGGAGCTAGAGAAAAAGCTGAAAAAGGAGATTTACTATTTGGTACAGTTGACACTTGGTTAATTTGGAAATTAACAAATGGTAAAGTTCACGCAACAGATTATACTAACGCATCAAGAACAATGATTTATAATATTAAAAATTTAGAGTGGGACGAAAAATTATTAAAAGAATTAGGAATTCCAAAATCAATGTTACCAGAAGTAAAAGATAGTAGTGGAACATTTGGATATGCTAACCTTGGAGGAAAAGGTGGACACAGAGTACCTATTTGTGGAGTAGCAGGAGACCAACAATCAGCATTATTTGGACAAGCTTGTTTTGAAAAAGGTGAGGCAAAAAATACTTACGGAACAGGATGTTTCTTACTTATGAATACTGGTGAAGAAATGGTTCAAAGTAAAAATGGACTAGTTACAACAATAGCTATCGGACTTAACGGAAAAGTTCAATATGCTCTTGAAGGAAGTATCTTTGTAGGTGGAGCAGTTGTTCAATGGTTAAGAGATGAGTTAAGACTTGTTGGAGAATCAAAAGATACAGAATATTTTGCTAGAAAAGTAAAAGATAATGGTGGAGTATATGTAGTACCAGCATTCGTTGGACTTGGAGCACCTTATTGGGATATGTATGCTAGAGGAGCTATATTAGGACTTACTCGTGGAGCTAACAAAAATCATATTATAAGAGCAGCATTAGAATCAATAGCTTACCAAACTAGAGATGTACTAGAAGCAATGCAAGAAGATTCTGGAATAGAATTAAACGGATTAAAAGTTGATGGTGGAGCAACAGCTAACAATTTCTTAATGGAATTCCAATCTGATATATTAGGAAAAACAGTAAGAAGACCAACAGTTTTAGAAACTACAGCTTTAGGAGCAGCATATCTTGCAGGACTTGCAGTTGGAGTTTGGGAAACTAAAGAAGAAATTAAAAATAGTTGGATATTAGATAGAGAATTTTCTCCAACTATGGAAGAAGATTTAAGAGAAGCTAAATATGCGA
The sequence above is drawn from the Fusobacterium perfoetens genome and encodes:
- the glpK gene encoding glycerol kinase GlpK, whose amino-acid sequence is MKYIVALDQGTTSSRAVLFDENQKIVGIAQKEFTQIYPKEGWVEHDPMEIWSSQSGVLAEVIAREGISQHDIIGLGITNQRETTIVWDKNTGKPVYNAIVWQCRRTAQICDELRKKEGLVEYIKGNTGLVLDAYFSGTKIKWILDNVEGAREKAEKGDLLFGTVDTWLIWKLTNGKVHATDYTNASRTMIYNIKNLEWDEKLLKELGIPKSMLPEVKDSSGTFGYANLGGKGGHRVPICGVAGDQQSALFGQACFEKGEAKNTYGTGCFLLMNTGEEMVQSKNGLVTTIAIGLNGKVQYALEGSIFVGGAVVQWLRDELRLVGESKDTEYFARKVKDNGGVYVVPAFVGLGAPYWDMYARGAILGLTRGANKNHIIRAALESIAYQTRDVLEAMQEDSGIELNGLKVDGGATANNFLMEFQSDILGKTVRRPTVLETTALGAAYLAGLAVGVWETKEEIKNSWILDREFSPTMEEDLREAKYAKWKKAVERSRAWEEI